A window of the Paenibacillus sp. genome harbors these coding sequences:
- the thiL gene encoding thiamine-phosphate kinase — translation MDEFALIRRLTGGRTGAEGPRGERVVVGIGDDAAVVAPTPGKHMVLTVDAMVEIVDFLPWTMDDESIGWKAMAQNVSDLAAMGAEPRYALVALAAPKGFPPERLARLYAGLYACADFYGVAVVGGDMSTSPERVSVTITAVGEVEPGRALLRSGARPGDAVFVTGPLGLSAAGLDWLLRREAPAEAWAPLVAAHQRPRPRPEAGRALVGLANALNDVSDGLASEAGEIAEASGARVVLDLAAIPVAPALADYAAFAGRDPLDFILSGGEDYELVGTVAPERAEELLAALREAGAEPAIIGFVEAGEPGAALRRPDGNIEPLGKRGYNHFG, via the coding sequence GTGGACGAGTTTGCGTTAATCCGGCGGTTGACGGGCGGTCGCACGGGAGCGGAAGGGCCGCGCGGCGAGCGCGTCGTCGTCGGGATCGGCGACGATGCGGCGGTCGTCGCGCCGACGCCCGGGAAGCATATGGTTTTGACGGTCGACGCGATGGTGGAGATCGTCGATTTTCTCCCTTGGACGATGGACGACGAATCGATCGGCTGGAAGGCGATGGCGCAGAACGTCAGCGATTTGGCGGCGATGGGCGCGGAGCCGCGGTACGCGCTGGTCGCGCTCGCGGCGCCGAAGGGCTTCCCGCCGGAGCGGCTCGCGCGCTTGTACGCAGGCTTGTACGCCTGCGCGGACTTCTACGGCGTCGCGGTCGTCGGCGGCGATATGTCGACGTCTCCGGAGCGGGTGAGCGTCACGATTACGGCGGTCGGCGAAGTCGAGCCGGGCCGGGCGCTGCTGCGTTCGGGCGCGCGTCCCGGCGACGCCGTGTTCGTGACGGGGCCGCTCGGTCTCTCCGCCGCCGGGCTCGATTGGCTGCTGCGGCGCGAAGCGCCGGCGGAAGCGTGGGCGCCGCTCGTAGCGGCGCATCAGCGGCCGCGGCCGCGCCCGGAAGCGGGCCGCGCGCTCGTCGGGCTCGCGAACGCGCTCAACGACGTGAGCGACGGCCTCGCGAGCGAAGCGGGCGAAATCGCCGAAGCGTCGGGCGCGCGAGTCGTGCTGGACCTCGCAGCGATCCCGGTCGCTCCGGCTCTAGCCGACTACGCGGCGTTCGCGGGGCGCGACCCGCTCGATTTTATTTTGAGCGGCGGGGAAGATTACGAGCTCGTCGGCACGGTCGCGCCGGAGCGCGCGGAGGAGCTGCTTGCGGCGCTGCGCGAGGCGGGGGCGGAGCCCGCGATCATCGGCTTCGTCGAAGCGGGCGAGCCGGGCGCGGCGCTGCGCCGTCCGGACGGGAACATAGAGCCGCTCGGGAAGCGGGGGTACAACCATTTCGGTTGA
- the tsaE gene encoding tRNA (adenosine(37)-N6)-threonylcarbamoyltransferase complex ATPase subunit type 1 TsaE gives MTEYRFEARDEADTERLAARLAARLGPGSVLALDGDLGAGKTRFSQALAKALGVKEPVNSPTFTIIKEYEGRELPFYHMDVYRISQEEAEELGLEEYFFGSGVCAVEWASLIPDVLPADYLELYIGTAGATERSFLVRPHGEPYAAWCAALADEGVLTRE, from the coding sequence TTGACGGAGTATCGATTCGAGGCGCGGGACGAGGCGGATACGGAACGGCTGGCGGCGCGGCTTGCGGCTCGGCTCGGTCCGGGCTCGGTGCTGGCGCTCGACGGCGATCTCGGGGCGGGGAAGACGCGGTTTTCCCAGGCGCTCGCGAAGGCGCTCGGCGTGAAGGAGCCGGTCAATTCGCCGACGTTCACGATCATTAAGGAGTATGAGGGGCGCGAGCTGCCCTTTTATCATATGGACGTGTATCGCATTTCGCAGGAAGAAGCGGAGGAGCTCGGTCTGGAGGAATATTTTTTCGGGTCCGGGGTGTGCGCGGTCGAGTGGGCGAGCTTGATCCCGGATGTGCTGCCGGCGGATTATTTGGAACTATACATCGGCACGGCGGGGGCGACGGAGCGGTCGTTCCTCGTGCGGCCGCACGGCGAGCCGTATGCCGCATGGTGCGCGGCGCTGGCGGACGAGGGGGTGCTTACGCGTGAGTGA
- the rimI gene encoding ribosomal protein S18-alanine N-acetyltransferase: MTAAKAPDVTFRMMRYEDIPEVCAIEIESFATPWSEQAFMNELTHNQFAHYVVMEHEGRLIGYGGMWVIIDEAHVTNIAVTGEFRGRKLGERMLAELGDRARRLGANRITLEVRPSNVVARRLYEKFGFEAVGIRPGYYSDNGEDAIIMWAELPFGNHT; encoded by the coding sequence ATGACTGCGGCGAAGGCGCCGGACGTGACGTTTCGGATGATGCGGTACGAGGATATACCGGAGGTGTGCGCGATCGAGATCGAGTCGTTCGCGACGCCGTGGTCGGAGCAGGCGTTCATGAACGAGCTGACGCATAATCAGTTCGCTCATTACGTCGTCATGGAGCACGAAGGGCGCTTGATCGGCTACGGCGGCATGTGGGTCATCATCGACGAGGCGCACGTGACCAACATTGCGGTGACGGGGGAGTTTCGCGGACGCAAGCTCGGCGAACGAATGCTGGCCGAGCTGGGCGATCGGGCCCGCCGTCTCGGCGCGAACCGAATTACCCTCGAGGTGCGGCCCAGCAACGTCGTCGCGAGACGGTTGTACGAGAAGTTCGGCTTCGAGGCGGTCGGCATTCGCCCGGGCTACTATTCCGACAACGGCGAAGACGCCATCATCATGTGGGCGGAGCTTCCGTTCGGGAACCACACGTAA
- a CDS encoding ABC-F family ATP-binding cassette domain-containing protein, which produces MLLQASGIGKQYGATVILSNIHLQVGERERIGLVGANGAGKSTLLRILAGETSYDEGQLFLAKGTTIGYLAQNSGLQSDRSIIHEMRAVFADLFAMENELRELEARMADPRLAENESAYEQVLSKYATLSETFRERGGYAIEATIRGVLHGMGFGDMAPETIVSTLSGGQKTRLALARLLLQKPDLLMLDEPTNYLDIETLTWLESYLKSYPGAVLVVSHDRYFLDALVDTVYEIERTSAKRYVGNYTKFMEQKAADYERNLKLYEKQQDEIARIEDFIRRNIVRATTTKRAQSRRKMLERMERIDRPGGELKRASFSFEVERMSGQEVLEVRNLSMSYDSGKTPLFRNAGFHLRRGDAVALIGPNGIGKSTLLKALVGQMQPVAGSIDWGTNVTIGYYDQEQTGLTPTNTVLDELWNEYPHLEEVRIRTVLGNFLFSGEDVTKKISSLSGGEKARVALAKLMLKNANMLILDEPTNHLDLVSKEVLESALLDYEGTLLFISHDRYFLNRMAEQILELHPDGIRHFLGNYDEFLEKQQELAEINAGASAAGNQRFNSDGNRPKDAPSAKQSVGTAQASGDSPASSYEAEKQSKREERNRQRRLEQLEADIAAAEADIAQMEERLADPAVYNDYVAVQQLQADIEARKAQVGAWYEEWERLMQ; this is translated from the coding sequence ATGCTGCTGCAAGCATCCGGGATCGGCAAACAGTACGGAGCGACCGTCATTCTTTCCAATATTCATCTGCAAGTGGGCGAACGCGAACGAATCGGGCTCGTCGGCGCCAACGGCGCGGGCAAATCGACGCTGCTCCGCATCCTCGCGGGCGAAACGTCTTACGACGAAGGGCAGCTGTTCCTCGCGAAAGGCACTACGATCGGCTATCTCGCCCAAAACAGCGGGCTCCAGTCCGATCGATCGATCATACACGAAATGCGCGCCGTCTTCGCCGACCTGTTCGCCATGGAGAACGAGCTGCGAGAGCTCGAAGCGAGGATGGCGGATCCGCGCCTCGCAGAGAACGAGTCCGCCTACGAGCAAGTGCTCTCGAAATACGCGACGCTGTCCGAAACGTTCCGCGAGCGAGGCGGCTACGCGATCGAAGCGACGATCCGCGGCGTCCTGCACGGGATGGGCTTCGGGGACATGGCGCCGGAGACGATCGTCTCGACGCTCAGCGGCGGTCAAAAAACGCGCCTCGCGCTCGCCCGGCTGCTGCTCCAAAAGCCGGATCTGCTCATGCTGGACGAGCCGACGAACTATCTCGACATCGAAACGCTCACTTGGCTGGAGTCGTACTTGAAGAGCTATCCGGGAGCCGTACTCGTCGTTTCCCACGACCGGTACTTCCTGGACGCGCTCGTCGACACCGTGTACGAAATCGAACGAACGTCGGCCAAGCGGTACGTCGGCAATTACACGAAGTTCATGGAACAAAAAGCCGCCGATTATGAGCGCAACTTGAAGCTGTACGAAAAGCAGCAGGACGAAATCGCGCGGATCGAAGATTTCATTCGACGCAACATCGTTCGGGCCACGACGACGAAGCGGGCGCAAAGCCGCCGCAAAATGCTCGAACGCATGGAGCGCATCGACCGCCCCGGCGGCGAGCTGAAGCGGGCGTCCTTCAGCTTTGAAGTAGAACGCATGTCCGGACAAGAGGTGCTCGAGGTTCGCAATCTGAGCATGTCGTACGACAGCGGGAAAACGCCGCTGTTCCGGAACGCCGGCTTCCACCTCCGCCGCGGCGACGCCGTGGCGTTGATCGGTCCGAACGGCATCGGCAAATCGACGCTGCTGAAGGCGTTGGTCGGACAAATGCAGCCGGTCGCCGGAAGCATCGACTGGGGCACGAACGTGACCATCGGTTATTACGATCAGGAGCAAACCGGACTGACGCCAACGAACACCGTGCTGGACGAGCTTTGGAATGAATACCCCCACCTGGAAGAGGTACGCATCCGAACCGTGCTCGGCAACTTCCTGTTCAGCGGAGAAGACGTCACGAAGAAAATATCGTCGCTGAGCGGCGGCGAGAAAGCGCGCGTAGCGCTGGCGAAGCTGATGTTGAAAAACGCGAACATGCTCATTTTGGACGAGCCGACGAACCATTTGGACCTCGTCAGCAAAGAAGTGCTGGAATCGGCCCTGCTCGATTACGAAGGCACACTGCTGTTCATCTCGCACGACCGGTACTTCTTGAATCGCATGGCGGAGCAAATTTTGGAACTGCACCCTGACGGCATTCGACATTTCCTGGGAAATTACGACGAGTTTCTCGAAAAACAGCAGGAACTGGCGGAAATAAACGCCGGAGCCTCCGCCGCAGGGAACCAGCGCTTCAACTCCGACGGCAACCGTCCGAAGGACGCTCCGTCAGCGAAACAAAGCGTTGGTACCGCTCAGGCGTCTGGCGACTCGCCGGCATCCTCCTACGAAGCGGAAAAACAGTCCAAACGGGAAGAACGTAACCGGCAGCGGCGGTTGGAGCAGCTTGAAGCGGACATCGCAGCGGCGGAAGCCGATATCGCGCAAATGGAGGAACGATTAGCCGATCCGGCCGTTTACAACGACTACGTCGCCGTACAGCAGCTGCAAGCGGACATCGAGGCGCGCAAGGCGCAAGTCGGCGCATGGTATGAAGAGTGGGAACGGTTGATGCAGTAA
- a CDS encoding GNAT family N-acetyltransferase — protein sequence MTTNDEWRVRRPTPEDAQAVCDLVAACDLEDVGAPDIVLQDVLDMWSEFDLNNNVWLIEAAGDGRLVGYAFLEEDGGDKLSSYGFVLPEARGRGVGALLLSLLEARAAAIAADSGAAQRLQNVIPTPREDAQALLRARGFAPARYFRRMRIELDAPPAEPSLPEGVVVRAFVPGRDEREVYEAFTEAFADHWDFARPAFDDWVERTRRPSFSPAWWLIARGGDGGVAGFALGRMHDDTLYIDHIGVRRPHRGRGLALALLRQAFAASYRAGQPVVSLGVDADNPTGAYRLYEKAGMKPVFQVTVCEKRIDP from the coding sequence TTGACGACGAACGACGAATGGCGCGTGCGCCGGCCGACGCCGGAAGACGCGCAAGCGGTATGCGACCTCGTCGCCGCCTGCGACCTCGAAGACGTCGGCGCGCCCGACATCGTGCTGCAGGACGTGCTCGACATGTGGTCGGAATTCGACCTGAACAACAACGTTTGGCTCATTGAAGCCGCGGGCGACGGCCGCCTCGTCGGCTACGCCTTCCTGGAGGAGGACGGCGGCGACAAGCTGTCCAGCTACGGCTTCGTGCTGCCGGAGGCGCGGGGCCGAGGCGTCGGCGCGCTGCTGCTGTCGCTGCTCGAGGCGCGCGCGGCGGCGATCGCGGCGGACAGCGGCGCGGCGCAACGGCTGCAGAACGTCATCCCGACGCCCCGCGAGGACGCGCAGGCGCTGCTCCGCGCGCGAGGCTTCGCGCCGGCGCGCTATTTCCGCCGGATGCGCATCGAGCTGGACGCGCCGCCGGCCGAGCCGTCTTTGCCCGAAGGCGTCGTCGTCCGTGCGTTCGTCCCCGGCCGCGACGAGCGCGAAGTGTACGAAGCCTTCACCGAGGCGTTCGCGGACCATTGGGATTTCGCGCGGCCGGCCTTCGACGATTGGGTCGAGCGGACACGCCGGCCGTCCTTCTCGCCCGCCTGGTGGCTGATCGCCCGCGGCGGCGACGGCGGCGTCGCCGGCTTCGCGCTCGGACGCATGCACGACGACACGCTCTACATCGACCACATCGGCGTCCGCCGGCCGCACCGCGGGCGCGGTCTCGCCCTCGCGCTGCTCCGGCAAGCGTTCGCGGCTTCGTACCGCGCGGGACAGCCGGTCGTGTCCCTCGGCGTCGACGCCGACAACCCGACGGGCGCGTACCGTCTTTACGAGAAGGCGGGAATGAAGCCCGTGTTCCAAGTCACGGTGTGCGAAAAGCGCATCGACCCGTAA
- the tsaB gene encoding tRNA (adenosine(37)-N6)-threonylcarbamoyltransferase complex dimerization subunit type 1 TsaB produces the protein MSEERMTAVPEGPMLAIDTSTAALTMALVDGETALAERTVQAERNHSVRLLPELDELLRSAGMTPRDLRSIAVGCGPGSYTGVRIGVTMAKTFAWALGLPVYGVSSLAALALGGWRDALAGTASVDAPAWVVPALDARRGQAYTALFAADDAEGRALRRLHADAVLPFREHAAAWLRSAERPGTVVFVGDVEGGFADMLDAEAAGSGAVVLRRAWTMSARDVAAVARQLGAAAFVRDPHALAPNYAQLAEAEVKLIEAAAAAAKEREQL, from the coding sequence GTGAGTGAGGAGCGAATGACGGCGGTTCCGGAAGGGCCGATGCTGGCGATCGATACGTCGACGGCGGCGCTGACGATGGCGCTCGTCGACGGGGAAACGGCGCTGGCCGAACGGACGGTGCAGGCCGAGCGCAACCATTCGGTGCGGCTGCTGCCGGAACTGGACGAGCTGCTGCGGTCGGCGGGGATGACGCCGCGCGATTTGCGGTCGATCGCGGTCGGCTGCGGACCCGGCTCGTACACGGGCGTGCGCATCGGCGTGACGATGGCGAAGACGTTCGCGTGGGCGCTCGGCTTGCCGGTGTACGGCGTATCGTCGCTGGCGGCGCTCGCGCTCGGCGGCTGGCGCGACGCGCTGGCGGGCACGGCGTCGGTGGACGCGCCCGCTTGGGTGGTGCCGGCGCTCGACGCGCGGCGCGGCCAGGCGTATACGGCGCTGTTCGCGGCGGACGACGCCGAAGGGCGCGCGCTGCGGCGGCTTCATGCGGACGCGGTGCTGCCGTTTCGCGAGCACGCTGCGGCATGGCTGCGGTCGGCGGAGCGGCCGGGGACGGTCGTGTTCGTCGGCGACGTAGAGGGCGGCTTCGCCGACATGCTCGACGCCGAAGCGGCGGGCTCCGGCGCGGTCGTGCTGCGGCGGGCGTGGACGATGTCGGCGCGGGACGTCGCCGCGGTCGCGCGGCAGCTCGGCGCGGCGGCTTTCGTACGCGATCCGCACGCGCTTGCGCCGAATTACGCGCAGCTGGCGGAAGCGGAAGTGAAGCTGATCGAAGCGGCCGCGGCGGCGGCGAAGGAGCGGGAACAGCTGTAG
- a CDS encoding type II secretion system F family protein gives MWIARAAFTAMWLAGSGVAVVVWVSWLSMRWRDWRLRTSLLGPVRRQTGGSFREMAFVRKLADDMEIAGVRLPPEAAIGMMLLIGAIGWFAVDGAIDGMQRRYALDADRLTPVNSWLLNSASAGLAGSLPYFYVKFRLQRKRHRIALDMIKLVQNVVGHYSDKRTVQELISRSANSMPEYVRDEWKRLELRSHMGASLEEALYEFARRADNEWAEDIADILLIKHKYGNDVIDALHKLIVDMQRARKNEERRLAMVTVYRIGTAVMVAFAFGIVYFNVYADGSNYRHYFVNPTGQWIMLGSAAVLFASMVLVVKSGRRTF, from the coding sequence ATGTGGATCGCCAGGGCCGCGTTCACGGCGATGTGGCTGGCCGGTTCCGGCGTCGCCGTCGTCGTTTGGGTGTCTTGGCTGTCGATGCGTTGGAGGGATTGGCGGCTCCGTACATCGTTATTGGGACCGGTGCGACGGCAGACGGGCGGCTCGTTTCGCGAAATGGCGTTCGTGCGCAAGCTGGCCGACGATATGGAAATCGCCGGGGTGCGGCTCCCGCCGGAGGCGGCGATCGGAATGATGCTGTTGATCGGCGCGATCGGCTGGTTCGCCGTCGACGGCGCGATCGACGGCATGCAGCGGAGGTACGCGCTGGATGCCGATCGGCTGACGCCGGTCAACTCCTGGCTGCTCAATTCGGCGTCGGCGGGGCTGGCAGGGTCTCTCCCGTATTTTTACGTCAAATTCCGTCTCCAGCGCAAACGGCATCGGATCGCGCTCGATATGATCAAGCTCGTCCAAAATGTCGTCGGCCACTACTCGGACAAGCGTACGGTGCAGGAGCTGATCAGCCGTTCGGCGAACTCCATGCCCGAGTACGTCCGCGACGAATGGAAGCGGCTCGAGCTCCGCTCGCATATGGGCGCTTCCTTGGAGGAGGCGCTGTACGAGTTCGCGAGGCGGGCCGACAACGAGTGGGCGGAAGATATAGCCGATATTTTGCTCATTAAGCATAAGTACGGCAATGACGTCATCGACGCGCTTCATAAGCTGATCGTCGACATGCAGCGAGCCCGTAAGAACGAGGAGCGCCGGCTCGCGATGGTGACGGTGTACCGCATCGGCACGGCGGTCATGGTGGCGTTCGCGTTCGGCATCGTGTACTTCAACGTGTACGCGGACGGCTCGAACTACCGCCATTATTTCGTCAACCCGACCGGGCAATGGATCATGCTGGGTTCGGCTGCCGTGCTGTTCGCGTCGATGGTGCTCGTCGTCAAATCGGGCCGACGCACATTCTGA
- a CDS encoding 5-formyltetrahydrofolate cyclo-ligase has protein sequence MNEAKRELRARMAAARNAIAPEARAARSEAIARHAIAAWEAGAFAWGAAPEGERPLRLACYIPIRSEADPLPLARWCWSRGIPVAAPRVDAAARTMTLHDIAGEAELRPGAYGIREPDASSPEAALAPGTLVLVPGLAFDARGGRLGYGGGYYDRLLARHRAAIDAGAVQLAAPAFAAQVVDAVPVEPHDVRVRFVITENGLIDCSKGV, from the coding sequence ATGAACGAGGCGAAGCGGGAGCTGCGCGCGCGCATGGCCGCGGCGCGGAACGCGATCGCGCCGGAGGCGCGGGCGGCGCGTTCCGAGGCAATCGCCCGGCATGCAATCGCCGCTTGGGAGGCGGGCGCGTTCGCCTGGGGCGCCGCGCCGGAGGGCGAGCGGCCGCTGCGGCTCGCCTGCTACATCCCGATCCGCTCGGAAGCGGATCCGCTGCCGCTCGCGCGCTGGTGCTGGTCGCGCGGCATCCCCGTGGCGGCGCCGCGAGTCGACGCCGCCGCGCGGACCATGACCCTGCACGACATTGCAGGGGAAGCGGAGCTGCGGCCTGGCGCGTACGGCATCCGGGAACCGGATGCCTCATCGCCCGAGGCCGCGCTCGCGCCGGGGACGCTCGTGCTCGTCCCCGGCCTCGCCTTCGACGCCCGCGGCGGGCGTCTCGGATACGGCGGAGGCTACTACGATCGCCTCCTCGCGCGCCACCGCGCCGCCATCGACGCCGGCGCGGTGCAGCTCGCCGCGCCGGCGTTCGCGGCGCAGGTCGTCGACGCGGTGCCCGTCGAACCGCATGACGTGCGCGTCCGTTTCGTCATAACGGAGAACGGCTTGATCGATTGCAGCAAGGGAGTATAG
- a CDS encoding ATPase, T2SS/T4P/T4SS family translates to MTGLSMRPRARFDPAKYRRELLQAERSAPGGEAQRTVSLQEASRIVYERLTERSKRDESLYNDILNAGLGEPGAQARMKATIDTLLSEFRLEIDPSTMIDDLSPTDCVFATACGAGLIEDLKQQPDVEEVQVIGRSIYVIREGRQTLHHRTFSSLEEVRLVQDRLALCGKKPISERQPFVQSYLWNRSRLVMTREPYTDVPSIHIRNFIVKDVTLAKLVELGTIDARTAELLALLVRYHASFLIGGGTNTGKTTFLYALASEIPEEERIRTLEKEFEIALRERLGGRRNILAARETLEADLPMEEAFKPLLVMSPEWVIVGEAKGAEVAQMVQGALRGHDVMGTMHTKYRESFLSDVVDMLKQDGRSHDTLDAKRRIARAFNILIFLRLVKDGERMRRVATEVTELHVDEDGKPAAKPLVLWDYERKTWTFTGTSLSAPLRNHLLSRGADPEPFRRLGVWP, encoded by the coding sequence ATGACAGGGTTGTCGATGCGGCCGAGGGCCCGGTTCGATCCCGCCAAATATCGGCGCGAGCTGCTTCAGGCGGAACGGTCCGCTCCCGGCGGCGAAGCGCAGCGCACGGTGTCGCTGCAGGAGGCGTCCCGCATCGTATATGAGCGCCTGACCGAACGATCGAAACGAGACGAGAGCTTGTATAACGATATTTTGAACGCCGGACTCGGCGAGCCGGGGGCGCAGGCGCGAATGAAGGCGACGATCGATACGCTGTTGTCCGAATTTCGGCTGGAAATCGACCCGAGCACGATGATCGACGATTTGTCGCCGACAGACTGCGTGTTCGCCACCGCCTGCGGCGCCGGCTTGATCGAAGATTTGAAGCAGCAGCCGGACGTGGAGGAGGTGCAGGTGATCGGCCGATCCATCTACGTCATTCGGGAAGGGAGGCAGACGCTGCACCATCGGACGTTCTCGAGCCTCGAGGAGGTGCGGCTTGTCCAAGACCGGTTGGCGCTTTGCGGCAAGAAACCGATCAGCGAACGTCAGCCGTTCGTACAGTCGTACTTATGGAACCGGTCCCGGCTGGTTATGACGAGGGAGCCGTATACGGACGTGCCGAGCATTCATATCCGCAACTTTATCGTGAAGGACGTCACGCTCGCCAAGCTGGTCGAGCTCGGCACGATCGATGCGCGAACCGCGGAACTGCTGGCGCTGCTCGTTCGTTACCACGCCAGCTTTCTGATCGGAGGCGGGACGAACACGGGGAAGACGACGTTCTTGTATGCGCTGGCTTCGGAAATTCCGGAGGAAGAGCGGATTCGGACGCTGGAGAAAGAGTTCGAAATCGCGCTGCGGGAGCGGCTCGGCGGCCGGAGGAACATTTTGGCCGCGCGCGAGACGCTCGAAGCGGATCTGCCCATGGAGGAAGCCTTCAAACCGCTGCTCGTCATGAGCCCCGAGTGGGTCATCGTCGGCGAGGCGAAAGGGGCGGAAGTCGCGCAGATGGTGCAAGGCGCGCTGCGGGGGCACGACGTGATGGGGACGATGCATACGAAGTACAGGGAGTCGTTCCTCTCCGACGTCGTCGACATGTTGAAGCAGGACGGGAGAAGCCACGATACGCTAGATGCGAAACGGCGAATCGCGCGAGCGTTCAATATCCTGATCTTTCTGCGCCTCGTGAAGGACGGCGAACGAATGCGGCGGGTCGCGACCGAGGTGACGGAGCTGCACGTCGACGAAGACGGGAAGCCGGCCGCCAAACCGCTAGTGCTGTGGGACTACGAACGCAAAACGTGGACCTTCACCGGGACCTCGCTCAGCGCGCCGCTGCGAAATCACTTGCTATCTCGCGGAGCCGACCCGGAGCCGTTCCGCAGACTGGGGGTATGGCCGTGA
- the tsaD gene encoding tRNA (adenosine(37)-N6)-threonylcarbamoyltransferase complex transferase subunit TsaD: protein MQSNARKRELILAVETSCDETSAAVVENGTTILSNVISSQIETHKKFGGVVPEIASRKHVETITRILEEAVREAGVELRDVGAVAVTQGPGLVGSLLVGVIAAKSLAYALGVPLIGVHHIAGHIYANALVQPLEYPLTALVVSGGHTELVQVEREGAFRIIGRTRDDAVGEAYDKVARAMGLPYPGGPHVDKLAQQADEEIELPRAWLEEDSYDFSFSGIKSAVLAQVNQAKMKGDVVNKAGLSLGFQRSAIDVLVTKAMRAVREHGSRQLLLCGGVAANQGLRKALAEACGQAGVPLAVPPLSLCTDNAAMIAAAGYLKWKRGEYAALDMKAEPLFSLEDWSVSEG from the coding sequence ATGCAATCGAACGCGCGTAAGCGTGAGCTGATTTTGGCGGTGGAGACGAGCTGCGACGAGACGTCGGCGGCCGTCGTGGAGAACGGGACGACGATTTTGTCGAACGTCATCTCGAGCCAAATCGAAACGCACAAAAAATTCGGCGGCGTCGTCCCCGAAATCGCGTCCCGCAAACATGTGGAGACGATTACCCGCATTCTGGAGGAAGCGGTGCGCGAAGCCGGCGTGGAACTGCGGGACGTCGGCGCCGTCGCCGTGACGCAGGGCCCCGGCCTCGTCGGCTCGCTGCTCGTCGGCGTCATCGCCGCGAAATCGCTCGCGTACGCGCTCGGCGTGCCGCTCATCGGGGTGCATCATATCGCGGGACACATTTACGCGAACGCGCTCGTGCAGCCGCTGGAGTACCCGCTGACCGCGCTCGTCGTGTCGGGCGGCCATACCGAGCTCGTGCAGGTGGAGCGGGAGGGCGCGTTCCGCATCATCGGCCGGACGCGGGACGACGCGGTCGGGGAGGCGTACGACAAAGTCGCGCGCGCGATGGGGCTGCCGTACCCCGGCGGGCCGCACGTGGACAAGCTTGCGCAGCAGGCGGACGAGGAAATCGAGCTGCCGCGCGCCTGGCTTGAGGAAGATTCGTACGACTTCAGCTTCAGCGGCATCAAGTCGGCGGTGCTCGCGCAAGTGAACCAAGCGAAAATGAAAGGCGACGTCGTCAATAAGGCGGGCCTCTCGCTCGGCTTCCAGCGCTCCGCGATCGACGTGCTCGTCACGAAGGCGATGCGGGCGGTGCGGGAGCACGGCTCGCGGCAGCTGCTGCTGTGCGGCGGCGTGGCCGCCAACCAAGGCTTGCGTAAGGCGCTTGCCGAGGCGTGCGGGCAGGCGGGCGTGCCGCTCGCCGTGCCGCCGCTGTCGCTGTGCACGGACAACGCCGCGATGATCGCCGCCGCGGGCTATTTGAAGTGGAAGCGCGGCGAGTACGCCGCGCTCGACATGAAGGCGGAGCCGCTGTTTTCGCTCGAGGACTGGTCGGTTTCGGAGGGGTAA
- the cpaB gene encoding Flp pilus assembly protein CpaB, which translates to MRRWSATGLGLLLMAASVFGFNRYAERVERQAATVEAIMPTRLIASGETVDASLLRRVRIPKEALPDDALRDEGSIVGRTAVAPIGPNETFAAWKLANRQLTPKPGERYVSFPTTDVTNVGNMLRRGDRVDVWVEFESPVMLGGAAKGALKVAEGVRVASVRTSEGAEVGDTYGYDAPFQSASTQRERVRASANGKPGMNTFIMTEPIYEAFALASLVGTIKLALPEPSLESEADARVTDEFEAYRNQLMAGEEPT; encoded by the coding sequence ATGAGGAGATGGAGCGCGACGGGGCTGGGGCTGCTGCTGATGGCCGCCTCGGTGTTCGGTTTCAACCGGTACGCGGAACGGGTGGAACGGCAGGCGGCGACGGTAGAGGCGATCATGCCGACCCGGTTGATCGCGAGCGGGGAGACGGTGGACGCTTCGCTGCTGCGCCGCGTGCGCATCCCGAAGGAGGCGCTGCCGGACGACGCGCTTCGAGATGAAGGAAGCATCGTCGGCCGCACGGCGGTCGCGCCGATCGGCCCGAACGAGACGTTCGCCGCTTGGAAGCTGGCGAATCGGCAGCTGACGCCGAAGCCGGGAGAGCGGTACGTCAGCTTCCCGACGACGGACGTCACGAACGTCGGCAATATGCTGAGGCGCGGCGACCGCGTCGACGTGTGGGTCGAATTCGAGTCGCCCGTCATGCTGGGCGGAGCGGCGAAGGGCGCGCTGAAGGTGGCCGAGGGGGTGCGCGTCGCCAGCGTTCGGACCTCGGAAGGCGCGGAGGTCGGGGATACGTACGGGTACGACGCGCCGTTCCAGTCCGCTTCGACGCAGCGAGAGCGGGTGAGGGCGAGCGCGAACGGGAAGCCCGGCATGAATACGTTCATCATGACCGAACCGATTTACGAGGCGTTCGCGCTCGCGTCGCTCGTCGGCACGATCAAGCTGGCGCTGCCCGAGCCTTCGCTCGAGAGCGAAGCCGACGCGCGGGTCACCGACGAATTCGAAGCATATCGGAATCAATTGATGGCGGGGGAGGAGCCGACATGA